The following proteins are co-located in the Pseudarthrobacter siccitolerans genome:
- a CDS encoding M20/M25/M40 family metallo-hydrolase, translated as MEQYHGLEGHDGPGHEELTHDGPDNEGLKNHGPEPAADNDGGTDLHAFVRSQQGELERELAEWVRVPGVLGEPEHAQDMLRSANWLAAAFRGVGFPVVEVLPTGESHAVYAEWCEAPGAPTVLVYSHHDVRVAKPEQWDQTAPFEPAVRDGRLYGRGSSDAKGQVLAHLWSLRAHLHQQSRRSLTYDPQNPDALSLNAAKTPTLSHSTGVSTGSTAGSSGSTPAPAVNLKYLVEGEEESGSPHLAQLLEEQGHRFKADLVLFSDTLLFRADHPALCMSLRGMLSAHLEVTGPDVDVHSGAVSGAAPNPAFELGRLLAGLHDEDGRIAIPGFYDDIARVPEHFREALARLPFTEEDWVERSESGSILGEKGYTVPERLWLRPAVEVTALIAGDPGGLSSAAVPSVASVDLSFRTVAGQRVEKVAEQFQQWVQDTIGENYGHTLSVDLETAQEPYWTPDHPAVAALERAMASGFRARTVGRMGNAGGGPAELLSRSLDTPVLFFGTGLVEDHWHDSDESASLEVLVNGAATLACFWDELARME; from the coding sequence ATGGAGCAGTATCACGGCCTCGAGGGCCATGACGGGCCCGGTCACGAGGAACTGACGCACGACGGCCCGGACAACGAGGGCCTCAAGAACCATGGCCCGGAGCCAGCTGCGGATAACGACGGCGGCACGGACCTTCACGCCTTCGTCCGCTCACAGCAGGGCGAATTGGAGCGGGAGTTGGCCGAGTGGGTGCGCGTGCCCGGCGTGCTGGGGGAGCCGGAGCACGCGCAGGACATGCTCCGCTCGGCCAACTGGCTGGCAGCGGCGTTCCGCGGCGTGGGCTTTCCGGTGGTGGAGGTGCTGCCCACCGGGGAGTCGCACGCCGTGTACGCCGAGTGGTGTGAGGCGCCCGGCGCCCCCACCGTCCTGGTGTACAGCCACCACGATGTTCGGGTGGCCAAGCCGGAGCAGTGGGACCAGACCGCACCCTTCGAGCCGGCGGTTCGGGACGGCAGGCTGTACGGGCGGGGCAGCTCGGACGCCAAGGGGCAGGTCCTGGCCCACCTCTGGTCCCTCCGCGCCCACCTGCACCAACAATCCAGACGCTCTCTCACTTATGACCCCCAAAACCCGGACGCTCTCTCACTTAATGCGGCCAAAACCCCAACGCTCTCGCACTCCACCGGGGTTTCGACAGGCTCAACCGCCGGGAGTTCAGGCTCAACCCCCGCGCCGGCCGTCAACCTGAAGTACCTCGTCGAGGGGGAGGAAGAGAGCGGGTCGCCGCACCTGGCCCAGTTGCTGGAGGAGCAGGGGCACAGGTTCAAGGCGGACCTGGTGCTCTTCTCGGACACCCTGCTCTTCCGCGCAGATCATCCAGCCTTGTGCATGAGCCTTCGCGGGATGCTCAGCGCGCACCTGGAGGTTACTGGTCCTGACGTGGACGTCCACAGCGGCGCCGTCTCCGGGGCGGCGCCCAATCCCGCCTTTGAACTGGGCAGGCTGCTCGCCGGCCTTCACGACGAAGATGGCCGGATCGCCATCCCCGGGTTCTACGACGACATTGCGCGAGTGCCGGAGCACTTTCGGGAGGCGCTCGCACGCCTGCCGTTCACAGAAGAGGACTGGGTAGAGCGCTCCGAGTCCGGAAGCATCCTTGGTGAGAAGGGGTACACGGTTCCGGAACGCCTGTGGCTCCGGCCGGCGGTGGAGGTCACAGCTTTGATCGCCGGCGATCCTGGCGGACTTTCCAGCGCCGCCGTTCCGTCGGTGGCGTCCGTGGACCTGAGCTTCCGGACCGTCGCCGGCCAGCGGGTGGAGAAAGTGGCGGAGCAGTTCCAGCAATGGGTTCAGGACACCATCGGGGAGAACTACGGGCACACGCTCAGCGTGGACCTTGAGACCGCCCAGGAGCCGTACTGGACTCCGGACCATCCGGCTGTTGCCGCGCTGGAACGGGCCATGGCCAGCGGCTTCCGCGCCCGCACTGTGGGCAGGATGGGCAATGCGGGCGGCGGCCCGGCCGAGCTCCTCAGCCGGTCACTGGATACCCCGGTCCTGTTTTTCGGAACAGGCCTGGTGGAGGACCACTGGCATGACAGCGACGAGAGCGCCAGCCTTGAGGTCCTGGTGAACGGCGCGGCCACGCTTGCGTGTTTCTGGGACGAACTGGCCCGGATGGAATGA
- a CDS encoding class I SAM-dependent methyltransferase, with protein sequence MREAVETHAAETHVAEVHPVQAHKRVHSHRLQADRQSLRLEGPPIPADATLSILLEGRPIWNVRAGETVTPGPEVSVIDWPAALAGRLSGWARLSVLQDGLPLSTTATVAFDDAPHQFSLEEAGTGIPQIINKWGRIGRNFAGERAYLIDEALDEACRLVEWLRGRGQELFVTGGTLLGPVRDGRVMPGDDDVDLAYLSRHQNPSDIALEGFELERALHAQGYETVRHSAGHLQLLFPAADGTDRFYLDIFTYFLVDGWFHGTFHARERAGTVKIFPLRSLTINGRELPAPAEPEQMLAAIYGRTWRTPDPAFRFSTPPPARRRYDNWLGSLDGDRENWEDHHRALLRGDAGQGAGHTPSSWSEPAALAKDWAGVLRPGSRILELGCGLGADARHFAEQGHHVVAVDYSRPAVQNLHAPHGGTGSLRGERVNLNSLRETAPLAKLAHQGAGPLHVYARLLLNSLNGQGRENTLTLIGHLLRNQDAPAEAVLEVQPGESAPPFPGCRFHAPVDLAELKSSLAGLGLEAEDVTPHNGRREEGAVPASRLKVRAMP encoded by the coding sequence ATGAGGGAGGCTGTCGAGACACACGCCGCCGAGACACACGTCGCCGAGGTCCATCCCGTCCAGGCCCACAAGCGGGTCCACAGCCACCGGCTCCAGGCGGACCGGCAGTCGCTGCGGCTGGAGGGCCCGCCCATCCCGGCGGACGCCACGCTGTCCATCCTGCTCGAAGGCAGGCCCATCTGGAACGTCCGCGCCGGCGAAACTGTCACGCCCGGCCCGGAAGTGTCCGTCATCGACTGGCCTGCGGCCCTCGCCGGGAGGCTCTCGGGATGGGCGCGGCTCTCAGTGCTCCAGGACGGACTGCCGCTGAGTACGACGGCGACAGTCGCCTTTGATGACGCGCCGCACCAGTTCTCGCTTGAGGAAGCCGGCACGGGTATCCCGCAGATCATCAATAAGTGGGGGCGGATCGGGCGCAACTTCGCCGGCGAGCGGGCCTACCTGATCGATGAAGCCCTGGATGAGGCGTGCCGGCTGGTGGAGTGGTTGCGCGGCCGCGGGCAGGAGCTGTTCGTTACCGGCGGCACGCTCCTGGGACCTGTCCGGGACGGGCGCGTGATGCCGGGAGACGACGACGTGGACCTGGCCTACCTGAGCCGGCATCAGAACCCGTCGGACATCGCGCTGGAGGGCTTCGAGCTGGAACGGGCCCTCCACGCCCAAGGCTACGAAACGGTGCGGCACTCGGCGGGGCACCTGCAGCTGCTGTTCCCGGCGGCGGACGGCACGGACCGGTTCTACCTGGACATCTTCACCTACTTCCTGGTTGATGGCTGGTTCCACGGCACGTTCCACGCCCGGGAGCGCGCCGGGACGGTGAAGATTTTCCCGCTCCGCAGCCTCACCATCAACGGCAGGGAACTGCCTGCCCCGGCGGAGCCGGAGCAAATGCTGGCGGCAATCTATGGCCGCACCTGGCGGACCCCTGACCCGGCCTTCCGGTTCAGCACGCCGCCGCCGGCCCGCCGTCGTTATGACAACTGGCTGGGCAGCTTGGACGGGGACCGGGAGAACTGGGAGGACCACCACAGGGCGCTGCTCCGCGGCGACGCCGGGCAGGGTGCCGGGCACACGCCGTCGTCCTGGTCTGAACCGGCGGCGTTGGCGAAGGATTGGGCCGGCGTGCTCCGTCCTGGCTCCCGGATCCTGGAGCTGGGCTGCGGCCTTGGCGCCGATGCCCGGCATTTCGCGGAGCAGGGGCACCACGTGGTGGCGGTGGACTACAGCCGGCCGGCGGTCCAGAACCTGCATGCCCCGCACGGTGGCACCGGCTCGTTACGCGGCGAAAGGGTCAACCTCAATTCCCTGCGCGAGACCGCCCCGCTGGCGAAACTAGCCCATCAGGGTGCCGGTCCGCTGCACGTGTACGCGCGGCTGCTGCTGAATTCCCTCAACGGGCAGGGCCGGGAGAACACGCTGACTCTGATCGGGCACCTGCTGAGGAACCAGGACGCACCGGCTGAGGCGGTCCTGGAAGTCCAGCCGGGAGAGTCCGCGCCGCCGTTTCCGGGCTGCCGGTTCCACGCCCCGGTGGATCTGGCAGAGCTGAAGTCCAGCCTCGCCGGGCTGGGGCTTGAAGCGGAAGATGTAACACCACACAACGGGCGCCGGGAAGAAGGCGCCGTACCTGCCAGCCGATTGAAAGTGAGGGCAATGCCATGA
- a CDS encoding DUF6752 domain-containing protein, whose amino-acid sequence MNDPLIDAIHEHEPLEDPLEEINLRLAIAATDIAELRAEVARLDRDLDESRRLNLRAAELLDLVYEHLAGRAGSADSPGSAATTESAKNPVLQGEGAGI is encoded by the coding sequence ATGAATGATCCCCTGATTGACGCCATCCACGAGCACGAGCCCCTGGAGGACCCGCTGGAGGAGATCAACCTGCGGCTGGCCATCGCCGCAACTGACATCGCCGAGCTCCGTGCTGAGGTTGCCCGGCTGGACCGGGACCTGGACGAATCCCGGCGGCTGAACCTGCGGGCCGCGGAACTGCTGGACCTGGTGTACGAGCACCTGGCCGGCCGCGCTGGCAGCGCGGACAGCCCTGGCAGCGCTGCAACTACGGAGAGCGCCAAAAATCCCGTTCTGCAGGGCGAAGGCGCCGGCATATGA
- a CDS encoding four-helix bundle copper-binding protein — protein sequence MTHIRSMIDAYPKDLGGIDVTRLSECISACYECAQTCTGCADACLGEDMVADLAQCIRTDLDCADICATTGKVLSRLTGSNANVTRALVEACRTACKACGDECEKHADMHDHCQICAEACRRCEQACAELLTSLT from the coding sequence ATGACCCATATACGGTCCATGATTGACGCATATCCCAAGGACCTCGGCGGAATCGATGTGACCAGGCTTTCGGAGTGCATCAGCGCCTGTTACGAATGCGCGCAGACCTGCACTGGCTGTGCCGACGCCTGCCTCGGCGAGGACATGGTGGCGGACCTGGCCCAGTGCATCCGCACCGACCTCGACTGCGCGGATATCTGCGCCACGACGGGGAAGGTGCTTTCCCGGCTCACCGGGTCCAACGCCAACGTCACCCGGGCACTGGTGGAGGCCTGCCGGACCGCCTGTAAGGCCTGCGGGGACGAATGCGAAAAGCACGCGGACATGCACGACCACTGCCAGATCTGCGCGGAAGCGTGCCGCCGCTGTGAACAGGCGTGCGCTGAACTGTTGACCTCACTGACCTAA
- a CDS encoding metallophosphoesterase, with the protein MQVIRSEYSNPNHVLVHVSDPHFVEEGLLYGELDPQAGLVEVLSSIEASGLDPEAIIFSGDLTDKGTAEAYRRLRTTCEAYAERMGAQIIWAMGNHDQRANFRKLLLDEEPGTLPVDRCYHLGGLRVLVLDSSTPGHHHGEITDGQLQWLAGELETRADDGTLLVMHHPPVPPVQELAVLSELRNQEHLAQVLEGSDVIGILSGHTHHTVFSTFANIPVAVASSTSYNQDLALPSGAMQGLAGARSYNLVRIHNRTFVSAVVPVGEYPRMNSYITAEETKQRLKAASISIPSATENAGGTPTGLR; encoded by the coding sequence ATGCAGGTGATCCGGTCCGAGTACTCAAACCCCAACCACGTGCTGGTCCACGTCAGTGACCCGCACTTCGTGGAAGAAGGGCTGCTGTACGGCGAGCTGGATCCGCAGGCGGGGCTCGTGGAGGTCCTCAGTTCCATCGAGGCAAGCGGCCTGGACCCGGAAGCCATCATCTTCTCGGGCGACCTGACGGATAAGGGAACCGCGGAGGCCTACCGCCGGCTGCGCACTACCTGCGAGGCCTACGCCGAGCGGATGGGCGCACAAATCATCTGGGCCATGGGCAACCATGACCAACGCGCCAACTTCCGGAAGTTGCTCCTGGACGAGGAACCGGGGACGCTTCCCGTGGACCGCTGCTACCACTTGGGCGGCCTGCGCGTGCTGGTCCTGGATTCCTCCACGCCGGGCCACCACCACGGCGAGATAACCGACGGCCAGCTGCAGTGGTTGGCTGGCGAGCTGGAAACAAGGGCCGACGACGGCACCCTCCTGGTGATGCACCACCCGCCCGTTCCGCCGGTACAGGAACTTGCGGTGCTTTCCGAGCTGCGGAACCAGGAACACCTGGCCCAGGTGCTGGAGGGCAGCGACGTCATCGGCATCCTTTCCGGCCACACCCATCACACGGTCTTTTCAACATTCGCCAACATCCCCGTGGCCGTTGCGTCCTCCACCAGCTACAACCAGGACCTGGCCCTTCCGTCCGGTGCAATGCAGGGCCTGGCCGGCGCGCGCTCCTACAACCTGGTCCGCATCCACAACAGGACGTTCGTCTCGGCAGTGGTCCCGGTGGGCGAGTATCCCCGCATGAATTCCTACATCACCGCTGAGGAGACAAAACAGCGGCTCAAGGCCGCTTCCATCAGCATCCCATCCGCTACGGAGAACGCGGGAGGCACCCCCACCGGCCTTCGCTAG
- a CDS encoding bifunctional cytidylyltransferase/SDR family oxidoreductase encodes MDQKPPSSTSGTRRRNVAVILAGGVGARMGLDIPKQFVPIAGRTSLEHTVELFEHSGLVDEIIVMMAPGYIPKARELLLHSGATPDGKAGARASKVTGIYPGGADRSETSCRALEAIADKDANVIFHDAVRPLLDEDIITACIRALDVYSAVDTAIPSADTIIEVDDHNFIRAVPPRAKLRRGQTPQAFRMSVIATAYERANQDPDFSATDDCSVVLKYCPDVPIFVVDGDEANIKITQPIDIHLADKLFQLKHKTVLPGGNTGGLRGAKVMVFGASSGIGLELVQQLEAEGASVIGQSRTGNGTYVEDRQCVARALAEAAAVHGRIDHVILTAGVLSVGPLAQLTDEQLHHDVDVNLTAAFIVAQESQKYLAASRGSLTLFASSSYTRGRANYTVYSATKAAIVNLTQALADEWSTDGIRVNCISPSRTATPMRTRAFGVEAEGSLLPAAAVAGASIQVLASAMTGQVVDVRLPYTDPSKDPELVAQP; translated from the coding sequence ATGGACCAGAAACCACCCTCTTCCACCTCCGGCACCCGGCGCCGCAACGTGGCGGTCATCCTCGCCGGAGGAGTCGGGGCCCGGATGGGCCTGGACATCCCTAAACAATTTGTCCCCATCGCCGGCCGCACCAGCCTGGAGCATACGGTGGAGCTGTTCGAGCACTCCGGATTGGTGGACGAGATCATCGTCATGATGGCGCCCGGCTACATTCCCAAGGCCCGGGAACTGCTGCTGCACAGCGGGGCCACCCCGGACGGCAAGGCGGGGGCCAGGGCGAGCAAGGTTACCGGCATCTATCCGGGCGGTGCGGACCGCAGCGAAACTTCGTGCCGCGCACTGGAGGCCATTGCGGACAAGGACGCCAACGTCATTTTCCACGACGCCGTCCGGCCCCTGCTCGACGAGGACATCATTACAGCCTGCATCCGCGCACTCGACGTTTATTCCGCCGTCGACACCGCCATTCCGTCGGCGGACACCATCATCGAAGTGGACGACCACAACTTCATCCGCGCCGTGCCGCCCCGGGCCAAACTGCGGCGCGGCCAGACGCCGCAGGCGTTCCGGATGTCCGTGATCGCAACGGCCTACGAGCGGGCCAACCAGGACCCGGACTTCTCGGCTACCGACGACTGCTCCGTTGTCCTTAAATACTGCCCGGATGTCCCCATTTTCGTGGTGGACGGCGACGAGGCGAATATCAAGATCACCCAGCCCATTGACATCCACCTTGCGGACAAGCTTTTCCAGCTCAAGCACAAGACCGTGCTACCCGGCGGGAACACCGGCGGGCTGCGCGGCGCGAAGGTCATGGTTTTCGGTGCCAGTTCGGGCATTGGCCTGGAGCTGGTCCAGCAGCTTGAGGCGGAAGGCGCCTCGGTGATCGGGCAAAGCCGCACGGGCAACGGGACGTATGTGGAGGACCGCCAGTGCGTGGCGCGGGCGCTCGCCGAGGCGGCGGCCGTCCATGGCCGCATTGACCATGTGATCCTCACGGCCGGCGTGCTCAGCGTGGGTCCGCTCGCGCAGCTGACCGATGAGCAGCTGCACCACGATGTGGACGTCAACCTCACTGCAGCCTTCATTGTGGCGCAGGAATCCCAGAAGTACCTGGCGGCGAGCAGGGGATCGCTGACCCTCTTTGCGTCCAGCTCGTACACCCGCGGCCGCGCCAACTACACGGTCTACTCCGCGACCAAGGCCGCCATCGTCAACCTCACCCAGGCGCTCGCGGATGAATGGAGCACGGACGGCATCCGGGTGAACTGCATCAGCCCCAGCCGGACCGCCACTCCCATGCGGACCAGGGCGTTCGGGGTGGAAGCGGAAGGATCGCTGCTGCCCGCGGCGGCAGTTGCCGGGGCGAGCATCCAGGTCCTGGCCTCGGCCATGACCGGCCAGGTGGTGGACGTCCGCCTGCCGTACACGGACCCGTCCAAGGACCCGGAACTGGTGGCCCAGCCATGA
- the ctaC gene encoding aa3-type cytochrome oxidase subunit II — MNTTRRNTSRWRRTAALSFIPAVMALTSCSAEVQRGWLPGERDTTDHTPLVTDLWVNSWIAAVIIGAITWGLILWCIIAYRRKKNTVGFPRQMSYNLPLEVFYLSVPLMIVGVLFVFTDRDQRAMDDRFSDPDVVIDVRGKQWSWDFNYVKEDAHEDPGVQAHLDGNWGAPDRLPTLYLPVGKKVELQLNSRDVQHSFWVVEFLQKRDLYPGKNQYNRYINIIPTRTGEFTGKCAELCGEYHSEMLFKVRVVSEQEYNSHIADLRAKGNTGIRGDEFDRNPARPALEPAQQRTEP, encoded by the coding sequence GTGAACACCACTCGACGAAACACTTCCAGATGGCGGCGCACGGCTGCCCTGTCCTTTATCCCGGCAGTGATGGCTCTGACTTCCTGCTCAGCCGAGGTCCAGCGCGGCTGGCTTCCGGGCGAACGGGACACCACCGACCACACCCCCCTGGTCACAGACCTGTGGGTGAACTCGTGGATTGCCGCGGTGATTATTGGCGCCATCACTTGGGGGCTCATCCTGTGGTGCATCATCGCCTACCGGCGCAAGAAAAATACCGTCGGGTTCCCGCGGCAGATGAGCTATAACCTCCCGCTGGAAGTCTTCTACCTCTCCGTACCGCTCATGATTGTGGGGGTCCTGTTCGTTTTCACCGACCGGGACCAGCGGGCCATGGACGACCGCTTTTCCGATCCCGACGTGGTGATCGATGTCCGCGGCAAGCAATGGTCCTGGGACTTCAACTACGTCAAGGAAGACGCCCATGAGGACCCGGGCGTCCAGGCCCACCTGGACGGCAACTGGGGGGCGCCGGACCGGCTGCCCACCCTGTACCTGCCGGTGGGCAAGAAGGTGGAGCTGCAGCTGAACTCCCGCGATGTCCAGCACTCCTTCTGGGTGGTTGAGTTCCTCCAGAAACGGGACCTGTATCCGGGCAAAAACCAGTACAACAGGTACATCAACATCATTCCCACCCGCACCGGTGAGTTCACCGGCAAATGCGCGGAACTCTGCGGCGAATACCATTCCGAGATGCTTTTCAAGGTCCGGGTAGTTTCCGAGCAGGAATACAACAGCCACATCGCAGATCTCCGGGCCAAGGGCAACACCGGTATCCGCGGCGACGAATTCGACCGGAACCCGGCACGACCAGCCCTGGAGCCTGCACAGCAAAGGACGGAACCGTAA
- a CDS encoding family 1 glycosylhydrolase, producing MSGIEIIGAFESTYLPRHDKDIFESTAHDVQWKQDLALLTKCGISRLRYPVRWHRVEAEEGVLNWQDTDKVLHYLRDHGFRPIVDLVHHTSYPRWMEGGFADPRFRTAYLRYTEEFARRYPCVEEYTLFNEPFSTLFLTGHEGIWPPYQKGLDNFVAQILNVIPAVAEASRAYAELLPGAKHVWVDSCEHHTGEGAGGSAYATMANERRFLVLDSFLGRFDGTGYDPDGPMAELLREAGGGKLQGLEPGRIDVLGLDYYAHCQWHFDDKGGTPNTPHPLPLAQQIYLYWDRYRLPCLLTETNVRGRTSDRATWFKYVLEQCERARHMGVPLDGLCWFPVIDSTDWDSLLFRSDGHIDPVGVFWLDQELARQPSVMSETYTKAAAGVSAKDLPAYTLGEPVATWLRGYESQMSHWKWIPAPEADQGNSLPRTETRMELRIANAE from the coding sequence ATGAGCGGAATCGAGATCATTGGCGCGTTCGAGAGTACGTACCTCCCCAGGCACGACAAGGACATCTTCGAATCCACTGCGCACGATGTCCAGTGGAAGCAGGACCTGGCGCTGCTCACCAAGTGCGGAATCAGCAGGCTGAGATACCCCGTCCGCTGGCACCGCGTGGAGGCTGAAGAGGGTGTCTTGAACTGGCAGGACACGGACAAGGTGCTGCACTATCTCCGCGACCACGGCTTCCGGCCCATCGTGGACCTGGTCCACCATACGAGTTATCCCCGATGGATGGAGGGCGGCTTCGCGGATCCGCGGTTCCGCACCGCCTACCTCCGGTACACAGAAGAGTTCGCCAGGCGCTACCCGTGCGTGGAGGAGTACACGCTCTTTAACGAGCCGTTCTCCACCCTGTTCCTCACGGGGCATGAGGGCATCTGGCCGCCCTACCAGAAGGGCCTGGACAACTTTGTGGCCCAGATCCTCAACGTAATTCCGGCCGTAGCGGAGGCCAGCCGCGCTTACGCGGAGCTGCTGCCGGGCGCCAAGCATGTGTGGGTGGACAGCTGCGAACACCACACCGGGGAGGGGGCCGGCGGAAGCGCCTACGCCACCATGGCCAACGAGCGCCGGTTCCTGGTGCTGGACAGCTTCCTGGGCAGGTTCGACGGCACGGGCTATGACCCGGACGGGCCCATGGCAGAGCTGCTTCGTGAAGCGGGCGGCGGGAAATTGCAGGGCCTGGAACCGGGGCGGATCGACGTGCTGGGCCTGGACTACTACGCCCACTGCCAGTGGCACTTCGATGACAAGGGCGGCACGCCCAACACCCCGCACCCCCTGCCGCTGGCGCAACAGATCTACCTGTACTGGGACCGGTACCGGCTGCCGTGCCTGCTCACCGAAACCAATGTCCGCGGCCGCACCTCGGACCGGGCCACCTGGTTCAAGTACGTCCTGGAGCAGTGCGAACGGGCCCGGCACATGGGGGTGCCGCTGGACGGCCTGTGCTGGTTCCCGGTGATCGACTCCACGGACTGGGACTCGCTGCTGTTCCGCAGCGATGGCCACATCGACCCCGTGGGCGTCTTCTGGCTGGACCAGGAGCTGGCGCGGCAGCCGTCCGTGATGTCAGAAACCTACACGAAAGCCGCGGCCGGCGTGTCCGCAAAGGACCTGCCGGCGTACACCCTGGGCGAACCGGTTGCCACGTGGCTGCGCGGGTACGAGTCCCAGATGTCCCACTGGAAGTGGATACCGGCCCCTGAAGCGGATCAGGGAAACAGCCTTCCCCGCACGGAGACACGAATGGAATTGAGGATAGCCAATGCCGAGTGA
- a CDS encoding glycosyltransferase, giving the protein MPSELIVLSHLRWDWVWQRPQHLVSRLGSRCSTWYVEEPLTPSPGFSGPNRMNHIQVDGLHRAWLEIPEQGHHVGFFDDVLPDYIAQLPELVGPPAGDRVVWLYTPLALELALALNPTTLVYDVMDDLAAFKDAPPELVVRQRQALRRADVVFAGGRSLHRSMVRQGRTDTLLFPSGVEPEHYRLPTAEARVPGQRPVAGYVGVLDERLDLALIADLANALPEWDIRMYGPVAKIDPASLPQAPNISYEGYTCYADLPVAMAGLDVALMPFALNEATRSISPTKTLEYLAAGLPVVSTRVPDVVADFPGVVHLRDDGADFAALCRKLGRRDPSRGPKAKTRELLKQYHWDAIAAQMAESVFAHGSLEPEPVGAEASA; this is encoded by the coding sequence ATGCCGAGTGAACTGATTGTTTTGTCGCACCTCCGCTGGGACTGGGTCTGGCAGCGTCCCCAGCACCTGGTCTCCCGGCTGGGTTCCCGCTGTTCCACCTGGTATGTGGAGGAGCCGCTCACACCGTCGCCGGGATTCAGCGGACCAAACCGGATGAACCACATTCAGGTGGACGGCCTCCACCGCGCCTGGCTGGAGATTCCGGAGCAGGGCCACCACGTGGGCTTTTTCGACGACGTCCTGCCGGACTACATCGCGCAGCTGCCTGAACTGGTGGGGCCGCCTGCCGGCGACCGCGTGGTCTGGCTGTACACGCCGCTGGCGCTGGAACTGGCCCTCGCCCTGAACCCCACCACGCTCGTCTACGACGTCATGGATGATCTCGCCGCCTTCAAGGACGCCCCGCCTGAACTGGTGGTAAGGCAGCGGCAGGCACTGCGCCGGGCCGACGTCGTTTTTGCCGGCGGCCGCTCGCTCCACCGCTCCATGGTGCGGCAGGGCCGCACGGACACCCTCCTCTTTCCCAGCGGCGTGGAGCCGGAGCATTACAGGCTCCCGACGGCCGAGGCCCGGGTTCCGGGGCAGCGTCCCGTTGCCGGATACGTGGGCGTCCTGGACGAACGGCTGGACCTCGCGCTGATCGCGGACCTGGCGAACGCCCTCCCGGAGTGGGATATCAGGATGTACGGGCCGGTGGCCAAGATCGATCCGGCCAGCCTGCCCCAGGCGCCCAACATCAGCTATGAAGGCTACACCTGCTATGCCGACCTGCCGGTGGCGATGGCCGGGCTGGACGTGGCGTTGATGCCGTTCGCGCTGAACGAGGCCACCCGCTCCATCAGCCCCACCAAAACGCTCGAGTACCTGGCCGCCGGCCTGCCGGTGGTCTCCACGCGGGTGCCGGACGTCGTCGCGGATTTCCCTGGTGTGGTGCACCTGCGCGATGACGGTGCGGACTTCGCGGCGTTGTGCCGGAAGCTTGGCCGGCGGGATCCGTCGCGGGGGCCGAAAGCGAAGACCCGCGAGTTGCTGAAGCAATACCACTGGGATGCGATCGCCGCCCAGATGGCCGAATCAGTGTTTGCCCACGGATCCCTGGAGCCTGAACCGGTCGGGGCCGAGGCCAGCGCCTGA